In Anaerolineae bacterium, the genomic window GGTTACTCAGGGTTACGGTTGTTGCCCCGCCAAAGGCCACTTGCGCCTGGTTGGCGAGCACCAGGCCGTTGGTCAGCGGGGTGGTCACCGTGACCCGCACCGTGTAGGTAACCACGCCGCCGCCGGCCGGCACCGTGCCCACATTCAATACCAGGGGATTGGTGCTGCTGACCGCGCCGCCTGGCGTCACGCTGACCAGATTTACGTTCGGGTCAAGAACGTCGGTGATGACCACGCCGGTGGCATCGCCTGTGCCGGTGTTGGTCAGGGTGAGGGTATAGGTGATGGGGTCGGCCGGGGTTACGGTGCTGCCGCTGGGCGGGTCGGCTGCTTTGGCCAGGGTGAGCACGGGGATGAGTTGGACCACGTGCGTCACCGTGTTGCTGGGGGTAATGATGGCATCGTGAGAAACGTAGGCCACGTTGGTAATGATGGTGCCGTCGCTCAAGGGCGAGGTGACGGTTACGGCAAAGGTAACACTGCCGGTGGTATTGCTGCCGGTCAACACCCCTACGTTATACGCGCAGAGCGTTCCGGGCGGGTCGCCATCAAGGCAACTCCAGCCGGGCGAACTGACCCCGGCATTAAAGGTGGTGCTGAGAGGCACGGTATCGGTGATTTGCACGCCGGCGGCAGTTTGATTGCCGGTATTGGTATAAATGATTGTATAAGTGATCACCTGCCCCGGTTCAACCACGCCGCTGGGCGCTTTGCTGATGACCACGTTGGGCGCGGCATTCACCACGTCCACATCGTCGGCGGTGGCCGAAGCGCCGCTATCGTCGGCCACCGTCACCGTGTTGGTGATGCTGCTCACGCCCGCGGCAATGGGATTGTCCACCGTTACGGCAAAGGTGCGGGTTAGTTGCAGGCCATGGGTAAGAACCCCAATAGCCCAGACAATTTGGCGGGCCGCCGGGTTGTACACCCCGCCGCCCGAGGCGGAGCCGGCCACGTAGTTGGTATTGGCCGGCAGGGTATCGGTGACAACCACGTTGGTTGCCGGCGCGGTGCCGTTATTGCTGACGGTCACGGTGTAGGTCAGCAAATCGCCGGGCTGGACAATGGTCACATTGTCGGTTTTGGTGATCACCACGTTGGGGCTGACGATGACGTGCGTTACCGGGCCGGTAGCAATCATCGGCGTTTCGGCGCTGGCAATAGTGGCCACGTTAGTGATTACGATTCCGGCGGCCACCGAGGTCGTTACATTCGCTCTGATGACCAACGACAGACTATTACCCGGCGCCAGCAACGGCCACATAGCAATCCAATCGGCCAGAAACATGGGCGGCGGAGCGGCGGAACCGGAAATAAAGTCGGTGTTCGGGTCCAGCAGGTCAACCAAAATGAGATTGGTTAAAGTGGTAGAGCCGCTATTGGTCACTCTGACCGTGTAGGTTATGGCGCTGCCCGGCAAAAGACCCGTGCCCGCAATGGGTTCGGCGGTTTTGGTGATGGTCAGGGCCGACGTGCCGCCCACGATGTGGGTTACTACGTTGGTGGTGGTCAGCGCCGTCAGGTCGCTGCTGATTTGGGTCACGTTGGTAATCACCAGGCCGGCCGGGGCCGTATCGGTGACCGCGGTCAGGAACAAAAGCCTGGCGGTCCCACCGTTGCCGGGCAACGAGGGAATGGTGGCCACCACCGGCGGACCTGCGCTCACCGTGCTGCCGGTAATGGGCGGCACAAATTGAGCCAGGAAGTACTCGGTGGAAATGGGCTGCGTATCGGTGATCACCACATTGAGGGCCGGGGAGTCGCCGGTATTGGTGATCCAGATGCTATACACAATGGGATCGCCGGGATTAACCTCCGGCGCGGTGGGTAGGGCGGATTTGGACACAACCAGATTTGGCGTGGAGACAACGGTATGGGTAACCTCGTTGCTTGGCGTCAAACTCATGTAATCGGCAGTCATTTGAGCCACGTTGCTAATGATTGTGCCGTTGGTAATAGGCGTGTTCACGGTTACCCGGAAGCTAAAGCTGACGCTCCGGCTGGCGGTCAGCGGGCCAACCCATGCTACCAGCGGATTGGGGCCGGTGGCGGTAATGCCGTAAGCGTTGGTGAAGGAACCGGCCACATAATTGGTGTTGGCCGGTATGGCCTCGGTAATCACCACGTTGGTGGCATCAAAGATGTCGTTATTCGATACCACCACGGTGTAGGTAATCATGTCACCGGCGCCAATGGTGGGGCCGGACGGCTCGGCAAACTTGGTGAGGGTCAGCGCGACACTCATACGGATCAGGTGGGTCACCTGGTTGGTTTGAGTGATTACGGGCGACTCAGTATAACTGACGTAGCCAATATTACTCAGGATGTCCCCATCCGATACGGCGGTGGGAGAAATGGCCGTGGCAAAGGTGGCGGTTACGGTTTGGCCCACGTTCAATGTGCCGGCCACGGTGATCACGTTGGTAGCGGTGGCAACGGCAAAGCCGGGGGTGGCGCTAACGCCGCCAACCAGGTTGGTGCTAAGCGGCACGGTGTCCGTAATCTGGAAACTGGTGGCCGGGCCGTTGCCGCTATTGGTGACAATGAGGGTATAAGTAATGGTTTCAGTGGGGCCAACAATGCTACCGTGCGGCGGCGTAGCCAATTTACTCAGGGTGAGGGTGGGGGTGCTGATGACGGTATGGGTAACAAAATTGGTGGTAGACAGGCCGGTTTGCGCGGTCAGTAACTCGCCCTGATTGGACAAGATGGTGCCGCTGGTGAGAGGGGTGGTGACCGTTACCGAGATAGTGGCCGTAACGGTTTCGTTGGCCGTTAACGTGCCAATATTCCAGGTGAACAGGTTGCCCATCACCACCGGCACGCCTTTAGAACCGGCATAATTGACCACATTCACGTCCGCCGGTAAGGTGTCGGTTAGCGCCACGCCGGTGGCCATTTGGGCGCCGGTGTTGGCCGCAACCAGGGTATAGGTAATGGTATCGCCCGGCGCAACCACGTTGCCGGAGGGCGGATTGGCCGACTTGGTGAAGGTGATGTCGGTGCTGCTCTGCACCAGGTGAGTGACCACGTTGGTTTGGGATAGGCCGGTGGTTTCGGCAATGTCCAACCAGGCGCTATTGCTGATGATTAAACTATTGGTCAACGGCTGGTCAACCTGCACCGCAAACGTGACACCGGCGCTGCCCCCGCCCCCACTAATCGTGCCCAAATTCCAAACCAGGGGGCTGGTAGAAACTGGCGCAGGCACAGCCGACCCCAACACGTACTGGGTATACAGCGGCACGGCGTCGGTTAGCACGGCGCTGGTGGCGTTGGCGGTGCCGTTGTTGGTGAGAGCAATGGTGTAAGTAATATAGTCGCCCGGGGTAACAGGAGAGCCATGGGGCGGCGCAGCCGTTTTGGTCAGGGTGATATTAGGCGAACTGCTGACCAGGTGGGTGACAATATTTGTTTGAGAGAGAGCGGCTGATTGGTCAAAAGTATACCAGCCGCTATTGCTGATAATTGTGCCATCGGGCAAGGGGCTGTTGACCGTTGCTCGGAAGCTCATTGTTATTACGTTGTTGGGCGTAATCAGGTTAGAGACGGTCAGGGTAATCACTGCCCCGCCCGTATCATCCACGCTTGCTCCCGCACTGGCGCTGGCGCTGCCCGCCACATACGTTGTGTTGGCCGGAATGGTGTCCGTCAACACAAAGTTTGTGGCGGTGGCTGTGCCGCTGTTGGTAATGGCAAAGTTGTAGATAATGACCTGGCCGGGCGTCACCACGCTGGTGGGCGTTGGCACCGAGGTTTTGGTTACACTCACTGCCGTTGCGCTGCGAATCAGGTGGGTCACTATATTGGTTGGACTGATGGGCGAACTGGAGGTGAATACCCCCGGCAGCTCGTTGTAACTTACCTCGTAGGTATTCGTAATCACGGTCATATCCGGCAGCGGCATATTAACCGTGACCACAAACGAGTTGCTGGCCCCGCCGCCGTTACCGGCCAATGTACCCACCGCCCACGGAGTCAAGCCGCCGCCGCTGGTATTGGCCGGGACCGTATCGGTGATGATCAGGCCGGTTGCGTTGGCATTGCCGGTATTGGTGACAAAAATGGTGTAGGTGATTTGACTTGGCGAGGCCAGACCCAGGTTGATGGTGCTGCCGGCAGGCGGCTGGGCAATCTTGGTGTAGGTCACGTTCGGGCTGCTGGTGACCAGATGGGTGACGGTATTGCTGGGCGTGACCACAGTTGTGCCGGTATGGCTTACATAGCCCATATTCTGAATAATCAACCCGTTAGTCAACGGCGTGGTTAGGGTAACTACAAAGCTGGCGTTCACCGGCAGGTCTACAGTCAACGCGCCTACATTCCACGTCACCACACCGCCGCTCTCGCTAATCGAACCCACGCCCGCGCTGCCATTCACATAGTTGGTATACCCCGGCACTGTGTCTGTCACCACCACGTTCTGGGCGATGGCGTCCCCCGTGTTGGTAATCCGTAAAGTGTACGTGATCGCCTGGCCCGGACTCACCGTTGATCCATGCGGCGGATTGGCTTCCTTGCTGATGGTGATGACCGGCGCACTCTCTACTTGGTGCGTGACCACATTGGAATAGGTGATCGTGGCTACTTCTGTAGACGTGACCCAGGCCGTGTTGGTGATGATCAAACCGTTCGTCAGGGGGCGCGTCACCATAACGGCAAATGTGGCCGTGACTACCCCATTGGGCGCAGGAATATTGCCTCCCCAGAAAGTGATCTGCCCACCCGGCAGCATCGTGGCAAATCCCCCGGCCCCGCCCCCGTAAGCCAGACTACTGCTGCCCAAAGCATATCCCGTATGCGCCGGGAACGTATCACTGATGACCACCCCGGTGGCGTTCGCATTGCCAATATTGCGCACCACCAGCGTGTAGGTGATCGTATCCCCCGGCCGCACCGGCCCCGGCGATACCGGCACCGCACTCTTCACCATCGTCAACACCGGCGAACTGCGCACCAGATGAGTGACCTCCTCCGAATAGGTGATCGTCGGCACCCCCGTCGCCGTCACCCAGGCCGTGTTAGCAATGATGGTGCTGTCCGTCAGCGGATTTGCCACCTGCACCGTCAAGGTGATCACTTCCACCCCACCCGGCGCGGCCAACACCCCAATATCACCTCGCAACGGGTCTGGCCCACTCAATACCACTCCCCCCGTCGCCGCGCTGAACACCAACGTCGTATGCGCCGGAACCGTGTCGCTCACCACCACCCCCAGCGCATTGGCATTGCCGGTGTTGCTCACCCGCAAGGTGTAAGTGATCAAATCACCCGGACTGACCACACTCCCCCCTATCGGTTCCGCTTCCTTCGTGATCGTTAGCTGCGGCGTACTCTCCACCTCATGCGTCACTTCATTGGCATAAGTAAGTGTGGCTATCTCGGTAGATGTCACCCAGGCCCTGTTCGTCAAAATCAGCCCATCCGTCAGCGGCGTCGTGACCGTCACCACCACACTCACCGTTAGCACGCCACCTTCCCCGGCCAGGAACGGGGTATCTACCGTGATCAAATTGCCAGCTTGAGCCAGACTGGCCCCCGCCGAGGCGCTCCCATTCACATAGTTGGTGTACTGCGGCAAGGTGTCGCTCACCACTACCCCTGTGGCATTGGCATTGCCCTCATTGGTGATGCTCAAGGTGTAGGTTATCCTCTGCCCCGGACTCACGTAACTGCCTGAAGGCGGCTCCGCTCGTTTGGTGAGGGTCAATTGCGGTGAACTCTGCACCACGTGCGTGACGACATTGCTGGGGGTGACGACCGGCGACCCTGTAAAGGTCACATACCCCGTGTTGGCAATCAACGTGCCGCTGGTCATGGGCGTGGTTACGGTTACTACAAAGGTCACCCGGATGGAGGATTGGGTACCGTCCAGCAGCGTGCCGGTTAGCACCGGCGCTGTTACTCGCAGCGCGGGCGGCAAATTGGTAATTGTCCCGTTAACCGCTGTAGCGCTGCCGCCCACATAATTGACCTCTGGCGGGGTCACATCGGTAATCACCACGCCGTAGGCGTTATCATCGCCGGTATTGGTAATAATGAGGGTGTAGGTGATGGGATCGGCGGGTGAAACCACGCTTCCGTGCGGCGGTTGGGCCATTTTAGTGATGGTCAGCACGGCGGCGCTCTGCACCCGATGCGTGACGGTATTGGAATAGGTGATAACGCTCGACGTTTCGTTTGACGTGACTTGAGCCGTATTAGTAATCAAGGTATTGTTGGCCAGCGGCGAAGTGACCCGCACGGTAAACGTAATTTGGGCTGTGCCGTTGGGCGCGGGCAAAAAGGCGATGTCGCCCCGCAGCGGGTTGCCCGCCGTGGTCATCACGTTTGGCGCGGCGTCAAGCGAAACCAAGAAGGTATTGGCCGGAATGGTATCGCTGACCACCACGCCGGTGGCATTGGCGTCTCCCTGATTGGTGAGGGTCAGCGTATAAGTAATGTAGTCGCCCGGACGGACATTGCTGCCGTGAGGCGGCTGGGCCGTTTTAGTCAGCGTAATATCGGGCGAGCTGGTGATCTGGTG contains:
- a CDS encoding DUF11 domain-containing protein, whose protein sequence is MELQPIAPRIRRTLASLGLGIILVCGLLLLFGNVIQPVSAAPILPRHNSLPLASQATIPVTTTIQAAINAASPGDIVEFTGTYTENVVINKSLTLQGSSSAATLVYNGVFPFPTAPSILVAANNVTVTNMTLLGVGFVQHSAVRIDNSSNVQVTNVSVQSYPTGIQVRRTIAGPTGITITNNLIQEPGGGAIGNGGIYFLGSGAGVGAIQATVQSNQISGYSVWPLIQANGLAPSLIASNVLTAGGANAEGTIYLDQSGLSVVRNNQLIGPTAPLIGIRLTGTANPTVTQNTIDSLFDFGIQVDGSATPNIFNSNISGHSTFGIHILDYAQPRVVSNTLANNLLAINIEDDAQPQILTNAIINNNAGFGGGIQVSDAATPTIIQNRIVNNPAGLIYNSSGPLTAGGNTICRNSSVGLSNGSGFTQTVSGNWWGHNPPLNAGGFSDYSGSVISSPISMVLTLNPSPALIPLNGTVGVTLTMSGGGYNVLDGTGINFSATAGNLSVANTATLNGLANTVYTGTVLGAHTITATDDCGGVVTATIIVGEPVLTTTKTADPPSGSLVRPGAPITYTVYVTNTGAYTASGVVFSDTMPTFTTLAATAIDAGIINSSNPVSATFNPIPPNNGVMSVTMRVTVTLPLTNGLILTNTGSISYFNGTANVISSTNPVTHQITSSPDITLTKTAQPPHGSNVRPGDYITYTLTLTNQGDANATGVVVSDTIPANTFLVSLDAAPNVMTTAGNPLRGDIAFLPAPNGTAQITFTVRVTSPLANNTLITNTAQVTSNETSSVITYSNTVTHRVQSAAVLTITKMAQPPHGSVVSPADPITYTLIITNTGDDNAYGVVITDVTPPEVNYVGGSATAVNGTITNLPPALRVTAPVLTGTLLDGTQSSIRVTFVVTVTTPMTSGTLIANTGYVTFTGSPVVTPSNVVTHVVQSSPQLTLTKRAEPPSGSYVSPGQRITYTLSITNEGNANATGVVVSDTLPQYTNYVNGSASAGASLAQAGNLITVDTPFLAGEGGVLTVSVVVTVTTPLTDGLILTNRAWVTSTEIATLTYANEVTHEVESTPQLTITKEAEPIGGSVVSPGDLITYTLRVSNTGNANALGVVVSDTVPAHTTLVFSAATGGVVLSGPDPLRGDIGVLAAPGGVEVITLTVQVANPLTDSTIIANTAWVTATGVPTITYSEEVTHLVRSSPVLTMVKSAVPVSPGPVRPGDTITYTLVVRNIGNANATGVVISDTFPAHTGYALGSSSLAYGGGAGGFATMLPGGQITFWGGNIPAPNGVVTATFAVMVTRPLTNGLIITNTAWVTSTEVATITYSNVVTHQVESAPVITISKEANPPHGSTVSPGQAITYTLRITNTGDAIAQNVVVTDTVPGYTNYVNGSAGVGSISESGGVVTWNVGALTVDLPVNASFVVTLTTPLTNGLIIQNMGYVSHTGTTVVTPSNTVTHLVTSSPNVTYTKIAQPPAGSTINLGLASPSQITYTIFVTNTGNANATGLIITDTVPANTSGGGLTPWAVGTLAGNGGGASNSFVVTVNMPLPDMTVITNTYEVSYNELPGVFTSSSPISPTNIVTHLIRSATAVSVTKTSVPTPTSVVTPGQVIIYNFAITNSGTATATNFVLTDTIPANTTYVAGSASASAGASVDDTGGAVITLTVSNLITPNNVITMSFRATVNSPLPDGTIISNSGWYTFDQSAALSQTNIVTHLVSSSPNITLTKTAAPPHGSPVTPGDYITYTIALTNNGTANATSAVLTDAVPLYTQYVLGSAVPAPVSTSPLVWNLGTISGGGGSAGVTFAVQVDQPLTNSLIISNSAWLDIAETTGLSQTNVVTHLVQSSTDITFTKSANPPSGNVVAPGDTITYTLVAANTGAQMATGVALTDTLPADVNVVNYAGSKGVPVVMGNLFTWNIGTLTANETVTATISVTVTTPLTSGTILSNQGELLTAQTGLSTTNFVTHTVISTPTLTLSKLATPPHGSIVGPTETITYTLIVTNSGNGPATSFQITDTVPLSTNLVGGVSATPGFAVATATNVITVAGTLNVGQTVTATFATAISPTAVSDGDILSNIGYVSYTESPVITQTNQVTHLIRMSVALTLTKFAEPSGPTIGAGDMITYTVVVSNNDIFDATNVVITEAIPANTNYVAGSFTNAYGITATGPNPLVAWVGPLTASRSVSFSFRVTVNTPITNGTIISNVAQMTADYMSLTPSNEVTHTVVSTPNLVVSKSALPTAPEVNPGDPIVYSIWITNTGDSPALNVVITDTQPISTEYFLAQFVPPITGSTVSAGPPVVATIPSLPGNGGTARLLFLTAVTDTAPAGLVITNVTQISSDLTALTTTNVVTHIVGGTSALTITKTAEPIAGTGLLPGSAITYTVRVTNSGSTTLTNLILVDLLDPNTDFISGSAAPPPMFLADWIAMWPLLAPGNSLSLVIRANVTTSVAAGIVITNVATIASAETPMIATGPVTHVIVSPNVVITKTDNVTIVQPGDLLTYTVTVSNNGTAPATNVVVTDTLPANTNYVAGSASGGGVYNPAARQIVWAIGVLTHGLQLTRTFAVTVDNPIAAGVSSITNTVTVADDSGASATADDVDVVNAAPNVVISKAPSGVVEPGQVITYTIIYTNTGNQTAAGVQITDTVPLSTTFNAGVSSPGWSCLDGDPPGTLCAYNVGVLTGSNTTGSVTFAVTVTSPLSDGTIITNVAYVSHDAIITPSNTVTHVVQLIPVLTLAKAADPPSGSTVTPADPITYTLTLTNTGTGDATGVVITDVLDPNVNLVSVTPGGAVSSTNPLVLNVGTVPAGGGVVTYTVRVTVTTPLTNGLVLANQAQVAFGGATTVTLSNQVTHTVASTPNLVIQKSSPTTTTVDPGDAINYSVRVQNTGNAPVTNLVITDVIPISTTLFGVPGISPIGAGTVTSLNPVAVTIPLLNGGGDVVTLTFSVDVAGTAPAGLVISNTAQVVSDQTVLTNSNTITHVVREYATLMFDKSADPPSGSLVSPNEMITYTLTVLNVGTTTADNLTLTDFLPAGVGFVPGSESATPGFTILSTVPTLVVSGTLSSGGMMTTTFQVTVSTAVSGTLLTNTARVTAAATLPLTRTTVHTVYAPIYSLAIAKDAAPPAGSVVEPGDFITYTLVVTNTGDAVTGVVISDTLDANVTLVASNTTHGAVTGLSPVQVSGFGLAAGERVTVTLGVTVANAVSGTIIYNQASVTSTQSTLFSSGVVTHVISNTLPVPSLAITKTAMPPSGSSVGPNTAITYTITVANNGTGDANNVMITDTLPVEVNLVNAFLSNGGTVGSSNPLTASVGTLTATNRVTLTIVVTTSAVVTDTVITNTAQTAAIGLAVEYSLPVTHIITTTPVAPLPSLAITKTAMPPSGSFVEPGDYITYTVIAVNTGGPATNVVISDTLDLVNVTLVSSGTTTGALSGPNPLQLTGFDLNTGQGVTITMVVSVTGVVSGTVINNQASVASTEVITPQLSGTVTHTISSTILAPSLAITKTAIPASGSIVEPGDFITYTITVQNNGTGPATGVVVSDTIDPNVSLVMSSTITGTLSGPNPVRVTGFNLNPGQNNIITLRVQVTGTVSGTVISNQASVTSTETPLPLNSGIVTHIISNSVSLPPNFTITKSADPPGGTTVTQNDLITYTIVVVNNGGTATGVVLTDVIPANTAYVAGSLTSTLGTPIPPGAQVTVNVPIFAGSGTTMTTTFQVRVTTNLTTTITNTATLDSDQTAPQNSNPVTHPVQGVPPLTGGVYLPIVFQTLVGEYAILEWDGGETVCDKVSDVDGGAGLALDGRTDGVFWLNVNVGSGGPRTVSEVRLTSSQPGIEWDTVVGGGPLLGIFSGGSPLNDSGNGTISGVIFSPGVVRVQLWASNDLGRTRFVPNQYIYTAVVNFSDGTSLSGQTQVWGTRPPWCP